One segment of Paenibacillus rhizovicinus DNA contains the following:
- a CDS encoding sugar phosphate nucleotidyltransferase, with translation MNSNACVAMLLAGGEGRRLSPLTASMAKPAVPFGGSCRIIDYTLSNCINSGIGRIGVLTQYMADSLHAHIGDGSSWRSNGQTADITLLPSSRAGQNGYLGTADAIVQNLDFIDRQSPEHVLILSGDHIYRMDYRQMLQDHIASGAAATIAVKRVPWRDASRFGIMLADERRMIVDFEEKPAKPRSNLASMGIYIFNWPVLREALLEDLRNPASSHDFGKDIIPGMLRNKIAMLAYSFEGYWRDVGTVESLWEAHMDLIDGELDEAEDGHRNPWPILTGQSGQAAQARSCPRADVPSSYVHHDSLIKGDLDRSVVFAGVAVDEGADIRESILMPGARIGRDVRLSRAIVGEGAVIADGAVIGSLNGEVTVIAPGDRVEAHPRFVVKPDRLPHSLFHREAHVPAGIAFGKA, from the coding sequence ATGCTTGTGTCGCAATGCTGTTAGCAGGTGGAGAAGGGCGCCGGTTGTCGCCGCTGACGGCGTCCATGGCTAAACCGGCCGTTCCCTTCGGAGGCAGCTGCCGCATCATTGACTACACGCTCAGCAACTGCATCAACTCCGGGATCGGGAGGATCGGGGTGTTGACGCAGTACATGGCGGATTCGCTTCATGCACACATCGGGGACGGGTCCTCCTGGCGATCGAACGGACAAACGGCGGACATTACGCTGCTGCCTTCCAGCCGCGCGGGACAAAACGGATACTTAGGGACGGCCGATGCGATTGTTCAAAATCTCGACTTTATCGACCGCCAGTCGCCGGAGCACGTGCTCATTCTCTCGGGCGATCACATTTACCGCATGGATTACCGTCAAATGCTGCAAGACCACATTGCCAGCGGCGCGGCTGCGACGATTGCGGTCAAACGCGTGCCGTGGCGCGATGCCAGCCGATTCGGCATCATGCTCGCGGACGAACGGCGGATGATCGTCGATTTCGAAGAGAAGCCCGCTAAGCCGAGGAGCAATCTGGCCTCGATGGGCATCTATATTTTCAATTGGCCCGTGCTGCGCGAGGCGTTGTTGGAGGACCTTCGGAACCCCGCATCGAGCCACGATTTCGGCAAGGACATCATTCCCGGCATGCTGCGGAATAAGATTGCCATGCTCGCGTATTCCTTCGAGGGGTATTGGCGCGACGTCGGAACGGTCGAGAGCTTGTGGGAAGCGCATATGGATCTGATCGACGGCGAGCTGGATGAAGCGGAAGACGGACATCGCAACCCGTGGCCGATCCTGACCGGGCAGAGCGGCCAAGCGGCGCAAGCCCGCTCATGTCCGAGGGCGGATGTGCCAAGCTCCTACGTTCATCATGACAGTTTGATTAAAGGCGACCTGGACCGCAGCGTCGTATTCGCCGGCGTCGCCGTCGATGAAGGCGCCGATATACGGGAAAGCATACTTATGCCGGGCGCCCGCATCGGCCGTGACGTGCGGCTGTCCCGCGCCATTGTCGGCGAGGGCGCAGTCATAGCCGACGGTGCCGTCATCGGCAGTTTGAACGGCGAAGTCACCGTCATCGCGCCGGGCGACCGCGTCGAGGCGCATCCGCGCTTCGTCGTCAAGCCGGACCGGCTGCCGCATTCGCTGTTCCATCGGGAAGCGCATGTGCCTGCCGGCATCGCTTTCGGGAAGGCTTGA